AGTGCCCACAACGCATCAGGCCCTGCAAAAGCGCTCGACCTTCACGAGCGGCTCCTTGGTGAGCTTCGTCGGCGGGGACTGGAATCACGCTGTTGGCGCGCAGGCTCTCCTGGTTTTTGAGGAACGTTTCGAAGAGATGTATGCCGGATGATGGTCCTTGATCAAGACGGGCCAGTCGACCATCCCCGCCGCCCTCGCCGCAGCGACAGCTTCTGCGTCTGCGGATCGAGCTCGCGCAGGGGTTTCGCTGCGTCCGAAGACGAAGGCGCCGCCATAGATCGGTGGCGCAGCATGTTGTGGATCATCCGGTAGCCGACCGGAACCCAGACGATCGGATGCGACCTCGGCAACATGCGACGCACGGAAACGGCAGGCCTTGCTCGCGCCACCACAGGTACACCTGACGGCCGGCACCGAGCTCCCTCGAACTTGTGGAACACGCGGTGCACGGCGGCCTGAACTGCCTCGTCGCTCGACATCTCGAGCTGCCCGAGCTCGTCGAGGTCGTAGCCCGCCGGCGGGATCGTGAACGCTTCTCCGCGGCGGGCCCTTACTCCAGCGCGCCTCGACCATCCGGTGCACGGCGCTGTCACGCTCGAGCTCACTCACCTGCCCGCGGATGCCGAGCACCATGCGGTCGGCGGACGACGACGGGTCGTACACGCCGTGCTCGTCGGCGATCAGCGTACCCGTCCAGCGACACAGGTACACGAGGTGATGCCAGTCGGAATCGTTGCGCGACAGGCGCGACACCTCGAGGCTCATCACGATGCCGACCTCGCCGCGGGCAACGGCGGCCACCAGCCCGCCGAAGCCGGCGCGTGCTCCGGGCAGCGCGCCGCTCTTGCCCTGATCCTCGTCGATGACGAGGACGCGCTCGCGGCTCCCACCCCAGCGCGAACGCCCTCGTCGGCGAACGCGTACTGCCGGCGCTGGCTTTCGAGGTTGCCGCGCACCTGCTTGAGCGACGACTGCCGCACGTAGACGAAGGCCAGGCGCGCCTGATGCTCGACTCGTACCTTCAGACGATCCCCATTCGATCCACTCGGTCCAGTCATCATCGATCTCCTCCTCGCTTCTTTTCACTCTTGCTCGTCCGACGGGCAGCAGCGGCGATCAGCCGCGACCACACGGCGACGGCTTCGCGTCGGCATTGTTCCGGCAGTCGCTT
This sequence is a window from Myxococcales bacterium. Protein-coding genes within it:
- a CDS encoding recombinase family protein, with the protein product MKRSEEEIDDDWTEWIEWGSSEGTSRASGAPGLRLRAAVVAQAGARQPRKPAPAVRVRRRGRSRWGGSRERVLVIDEDQGKSGALPGARAGFGGLVAAVARGEVGIVMSLEVSRLSRNDSDWHHLVYLCRWTGTLIADEHGVYDPSSSADRMVLGIRGQVSELERDSAVHRMVEARWSKGPPRRSVHDPAGGLRPRRARAARDVERRGSSGRRAPRVPQVRGSSVPAVRCTCGGASKACRFRASHVAEVASDRLGSGRLPDDPQHAAPPIYGGAFVFGRSETPARARSADAEAVAAARAAGMVDWPVLIKDHHPAYISSKRSSKTRRACAPTA